The Prochlorococcus sp. MIT 0603 genome includes a region encoding these proteins:
- the lpdA gene encoding dihydrolipoyl dehydrogenase, producing the protein MSKTNFDFDLIVLGAGYGGFDAAKHAAAHGLKVGIIESREMGGTCVNRGCVPSKALLAASGKVRDLADKDHLSKLGIHAAPIRFERQKIADHANNLVSNVRDNLTKALERSGVSILRGQGRLEGHQRVGLRENNGVDRILSAKDVIIATGSDPFVPPGIEIDSRTVFTSDEAVSLEWLPRWIAIIGSGYIGLEFADIYTALGCEVTMIEALERVMPTFDPDIAKMASRKLIEGRDIDAKANVLASKVSPGCPVKIELSDINTREMVEELEVDAVLVATGRVPSSKNLNLKSVSVETNRGFIPIDESMRVLVKGQPLPNLWAVGDVTGKLMLAHTAAAQGTIAVENILGNHREIDYKSIPAATFTHPEISSVGFSETEAKEESSKEGFELGIVRSYFKANSKALAELESDGLMKLLFRKDTGEVLGAHIYGLHAADLIQEVANALSRKQNVVDLSLEVHTHPTLSEVVEVAYKQAAQQLTSS; encoded by the coding sequence GTGAGCAAAACAAATTTCGATTTTGATTTGATTGTCCTTGGAGCAGGCTATGGGGGGTTTGACGCCGCAAAGCATGCTGCCGCGCATGGGTTGAAAGTGGGGATTATTGAATCCAGAGAGATGGGAGGGACTTGCGTAAACAGAGGATGTGTCCCTTCCAAGGCATTATTGGCTGCTAGTGGAAAAGTTCGTGATCTCGCAGACAAAGATCATTTATCAAAGCTTGGTATTCATGCAGCGCCTATTCGTTTTGAACGGCAAAAGATAGCAGATCATGCAAATAATTTGGTTTCTAATGTTAGAGACAATTTAACCAAAGCACTTGAGAGGTCTGGTGTTAGTATTTTGCGAGGCCAAGGGCGATTAGAAGGCCATCAGAGAGTTGGCTTAAGAGAGAATAACGGGGTTGATCGTATTTTATCCGCCAAGGATGTGATAATAGCTACTGGTTCGGATCCATTTGTACCACCTGGGATTGAGATTGATAGTCGAACAGTCTTTACAAGTGATGAAGCTGTAAGTCTTGAGTGGCTTCCACGATGGATAGCAATCATTGGCAGTGGTTACATAGGACTAGAATTTGCGGATATTTACACTGCTTTGGGGTGTGAAGTCACGATGATTGAGGCATTAGAGAGAGTAATGCCTACATTTGATCCCGACATTGCAAAGATGGCTTCTCGCAAGCTAATCGAAGGAAGAGATATTGATGCTAAAGCAAATGTTCTTGCCAGCAAAGTTTCCCCTGGATGTCCGGTGAAAATTGAACTTTCTGACATTAATACGCGAGAAATGGTTGAAGAATTAGAAGTTGATGCTGTTCTTGTTGCAACGGGAAGAGTTCCCAGCAGTAAAAATTTAAATTTGAAGTCTGTATCTGTTGAAACAAATAGAGGCTTTATTCCAATTGATGAATCAATGAGGGTTCTAGTAAAAGGGCAGCCTTTGCCGAATCTTTGGGCTGTTGGAGATGTAACTGGGAAGTTAATGCTAGCCCATACTGCTGCTGCACAAGGGACTATTGCTGTTGAAAATATTCTTGGAAATCATCGAGAGATTGACTATAAAAGTATTCCAGCTGCAACTTTCACCCATCCAGAAATAAGCTCAGTAGGCTTTTCCGAGACTGAAGCAAAGGAAGAATCTAGTAAGGAAGGATTTGAATTGGGAATTGTCCGTAGTTATTTCAAAGCGAATTCAAAAGCCTTGGCTGAATTAGAGAGTGATGGATTAATGAAACTACTTTTCAGAAAAGACACTGGTGAAGTCCTTGGGGCCCATATATATGGGTTACATGCAGCTGATTTGATACAAGAGGTAGCTAATGCACTGTCTAGAAAGCAAAATGTAGTTGACTTATCCTTAGAAGTCCATACTCACCCCACCCTGAGTGAAGTAGTTGAAGTTGCTTACAAACAAGCTGCTCAGCAATTAACAAGCTCTTAA